Proteins co-encoded in one Desulforegula conservatrix Mb1Pa genomic window:
- a CDS encoding transposase: SGGQSSMDEAMLRISGVDLTRIDGINTNTALKSIAEIGTDMSRWKTSKHFASWLGLCPGTKITGGKIISARTKKVVNRAAVAMRIAASTLLRSKSALGAYYRRQRSRLGAPKAITATAHKLAKLVCTMLKHGSSYYDAGQDIYEERYRSRVIASLKKRAQEFGLALLDVSGFQQGSGNPLSETGNLL; encoded by the coding sequence CTTCAGGTGGTCAGTCTTCAATGGACGAAGCTATGTTGAGGATATCAGGTGTTGACCTGACACGTATAGATGGAATCAATACAAATACAGCGCTTAAGAGCATTGCAGAGATAGGAACAGATATGAGCAGATGGAAAACTTCAAAACATTTTGCGTCATGGCTGGGTCTGTGTCCTGGTACAAAGATTACCGGAGGAAAAATTATAAGCGCAAGGACAAAAAAAGTTGTAAACCGTGCGGCTGTGGCCATGAGGATTGCAGCTTCAACGCTCCTGAGATCCAAAAGCGCTCTTGGAGCATATTATAGAAGACAGAGGTCCAGGCTTGGTGCTCCAAAGGCAATAACCGCAACTGCACATAAGCTGGCAAAACTGGTTTGCACTATGCTAAAACATGGAAGTTCATATTACGACGCTGGCCAGGATATTTACGAAGAAAGATACCGTTCCAGAGTTATAGCCAGTTTAAAGAAAAGAGCTCAGGAATTTGGACTTGCTCTTTTAGATGTTTCTGGTTTTCAGCAAGGTAGTGGCAATCCACTTTCAGAAACAGGGAATTTATTATAA
- a CDS encoding type II toxin-antitoxin system RelE/ParE family toxin produces the protein MIVSFKDQATEDIYNGVGSKLARKACPQTIWRIAARKLDQLDSVVALEELRIPPGNRLEALSGNRKGEFSIRINEQYRICFKWDESGPYDVEVTDYH, from the coding sequence ATGATTGTCTCATTTAAAGATCAAGCCACAGAAGATATCTATAATGGTGTTGGGTCAAAGCTTGCTCGTAAGGCTTGTCCGCAAACTATTTGGCGTATTGCCGCCAGAAAACTTGATCAACTTGATTCTGTTGTAGCACTGGAAGAACTAAGAATTCCTCCGGGCAACAGGCTTGAGGCATTATCTGGTAACAGAAAAGGTGAGTTCAGCATTCGCATAAACGAGCAGTACAGGATTTGCTTCAAATGGGATGAATCTGGGCCTTATGACGTTGAAGTAACAGACTATCATTAG
- a CDS encoding HigA family addiction module antitoxin, which translates to MVRIPTNREPTHPGEMLLEEFLSPMQITQRELADAIHVPYQRVNELVNKKRGVTPSTALRLSKFFGVSADFWLNLQIRWDLYKALAVEKDDLETISDFHQLKRMA; encoded by the coding sequence ATGGTACGTATTCCAACAAATAGAGAACCAACCCATCCAGGTGAAATGCTGCTGGAAGAGTTTCTTTCTCCCATGCAAATCACCCAACGCGAGCTTGCTGACGCTATTCATGTCCCTTATCAAAGGGTTAATGAGCTGGTTAATAAAAAGCGTGGTGTAACACCCAGCACTGCCCTTCGACTATCCAAATTTTTTGGTGTATCGGCTGATTTTTGGCTGAATTTACAAATTCGTTGGGATCTGTATAAAGCGCTGGCAGTAGAAAAAGACGATTTAGAAACCATAAGTGACTTTCATCAACTAAAAAGGATGGCTTAA
- a CDS encoding substrate-binding periplasmic protein, which yields MKKETNVSFLILAFSLLVFAIPANAAPLEIGALDFPPYFILENNTNVKGGIHIDMLKMMFEKAGIEYTLQGYPPKRLYTNAGNGTTQVLMGTRGVPEYEGKTIVSPKPLAEISLEIYTLGDEALLPKTEDNLKGKNLIIIYGYGYGGLLKFLEDPQNNIKIESPKSHEAAFKMLQIGRAPFVLDYSDPATEAISKLNIQGIKKTTLKTIGLYLHISNKVKDAQEIMNRLMKAYDELKAEGKIK from the coding sequence ATGAAAAAAGAAACTAATGTAAGTTTTTTAATTTTAGCATTTTCTTTACTTGTTTTTGCTATTCCTGCTAATGCAGCTCCTCTTGAAATCGGAGCGCTCGATTTTCCACCATATTTTATTCTTGAAAATAATACAAATGTCAAAGGTGGTATTCATATTGACATGCTTAAAATGATGTTTGAAAAGGCAGGGATAGAATATACTTTACAGGGATATCCACCAAAAAGGCTTTATACAAATGCAGGAAACGGAACAACTCAGGTGTTAATGGGAACACGAGGAGTCCCTGAATATGAGGGAAAAACCATTGTAAGCCCGAAGCCGTTAGCTGAAATATCTCTTGAAATTTATACACTTGGAGATGAAGCATTGCTTCCAAAAACAGAGGATAATCTGAAAGGAAAAAACTTAATAATCATTTATGGCTATGGCTATGGTGGCTTACTCAAGTTCCTTGAAGATCCACAGAACAATATAAAAATAGAATCTCCAAAAAGCCATGAAGCTGCGTTTAAAATGCTTCAGATAGGAAGAGCTCCTTTTGTTCTGGATTATAGTGATCCTGCAACCGAGGCTATTTCAAAGCTAAATATACAAGGCATAAAAAAAACGACTTTAAAAACTATCGGACTTTATCTTCACATCAGCAACAAGGTCAAAGATGCACAGGAAATAATGAACAGACTAATGAAAGCTTATGATGAGCTAAAGGCTGAAGGTAAAATAAAATAA
- a CDS encoding type II toxin-antitoxin system PemK/MazF family toxin: protein MARILRGEVRWADLNPVKGNEQAGLRPVVILSQDIFNERSGTVIAMAITSQPQRAAFPLTLELESTDLPKRSWVKISQIRTLSTERIGKLVGRVSPEELDQLIEGLNEIIGN, encoded by the coding sequence GTGGCCAGAATACTGAGAGGTGAGGTTCGCTGGGCGGATTTGAATCCAGTTAAAGGCAATGAACAGGCAGGTTTGAGGCCGGTTGTAATTCTAAGCCAAGACATATTTAATGAGCGTTCAGGCACTGTAATCGCTATGGCAATCACAAGCCAACCTCAACGTGCTGCTTTTCCTCTTACGCTGGAGCTTGAATCCACTGATCTCCCTAAACGGTCATGGGTAAAAATCAGCCAAATCAGAACTCTCTCAACAGAAAGAATAGGAAAATTGGTCGGTAGGGTTTCACCAGAGGAGCTAGATCAGCTCATTGAAGGACTGAACGAGATTATTGGAAATTAA
- a CDS encoding ribbon-helix-helix domain-containing protein gives MTTAKIAITMEEGTLHRLDMLVKARVFPNRSKAIQDAVTEKLQKLERNRLAIECAKLSPATERKLAEEGMDEELAQWPEY, from the coding sequence ATGACTACAGCAAAGATTGCAATAACAATGGAAGAGGGGACGCTGCATAGGCTTGACATGCTTGTAAAAGCCCGAGTGTTTCCCAATAGAAGCAAAGCTATTCAGGATGCGGTCACAGAAAAGCTGCAAAAACTTGAACGAAATCGCCTTGCTATAGAGTGTGCAAAGCTTTCTCCCGCAACGGAACGGAAATTGGCTGAAGAAGGTATGGATGAGGAGCTCGCACAGTGGCCAGAATACTGA